The following coding sequences lie in one Rutidosis leptorrhynchoides isolate AG116_Rl617_1_P2 chromosome 4, CSIRO_AGI_Rlap_v1, whole genome shotgun sequence genomic window:
- the LOC139844458 gene encoding mitogen-activated protein kinase 9-like — MLAVNSRSAILGLLGCHLTMPCQPYSGRIMLQLDGIVLLNSADPFFRNCIAFKCCYDRPSAEEILEYHPQMLQEYLRGGEQTSFLYPSGFDRFKRQFAHLEEGLGKSGNSKGGNSTIPLLRHHASLPRERVPAPKEDGTSQDDSEKQPQDEGAENSNEANKGNNSSHSLLKSASISASKCIGNKGTRPTEDFPDDNDHPQGEE; from the exons ATGCTGGCTGTAAACTCAAGATCTGCTATATTGGGCTTGCTCGGGTGTCATTTAACGATGCCCTGTCAGCCATATTCTGGACG GATTATGTTGCAACTCGATGGTATCGTGCTCCTGAACTCTGCGGATCCTTTTTTTCGAAATTGCATTGCATTCAAGTGCTGTTATGACCGACCATCAGCTGAAGAG ATATTGGAGTATCATCCTCAGATGCTTCAGGAATATTTACGTGGTGGTGAACAGACTAGCTTCTTGTACCCGAG TGGGTTTGACCGGTTCAAGCGACAATTCGCACATCTTGAGGAGGGTCTTGGTAAAAGTGGTAATAGTAAAGGCGGAAATAGTACCATTCCCTTATTAAGGCATCATGCTTCGCTTCCTAG AGAGCGAGTTCCTGCACCCAAAGAGGATGGTACGTCTCAAGATGACTCGGAAAAACAACCTCAAGATGAAGGTGCCGAAAATTCAAACGAAGCTAATAAAGGAAATAACAGTTCTCATAGCCTGTTAAAGAGTGCGAGTATCAGTGCTTCCAAGTGTATAGGAAACAAAGGAACACGACCTACAGAG GACTTTCCTGATGATAATGATCATCCGCAAGGCGAGGAGTAA